One genomic segment of Thalassospiraceae bacterium LMO-SO8 includes these proteins:
- the gph gene encoding phosphoglycolate phosphatase (PGP is an essential enzyme in the glycolate salvage pathway in higher organisms (photorespiration in plants). Phosphoglycolate results from the oxidase activity of RubisCO in the Calvin cycle when concentrations of carbon dioxide are low relative to oxygen. This enzyme is a member of the Haloacid Dehalogenase (HAD) superfamily of aspartate-nucleophile hydrolase enzymes (PF00702).) has protein sequence MPGVKEHLPAQSLPKAVVFDLDGTLVDSVPDIQAALNWLLARMGRRQVTRDEVAGMVGDGVPKLVERGLLATGGLPDGGLDGPTAEFTTHYEANAATLTQPFPGAVAALTALRDAGCALAVCTNKPAGATAEILNALDLAPFFAAVAGGDTVPGVRKPDPRHLMHVLDQLGAAPGDAVMVGDSHNDVNVAKAAGVATVAVTFGYAHGPVEELGADVLIDHFDELVPALERLAG, from the coding sequence ATGCCGGGGGTTAAGGAGCACTTACCCGCCCAATCCCTGCCCAAGGCGGTCGTCTTCGATCTTGACGGCACCCTGGTCGACAGCGTGCCCGACATTCAGGCCGCCTTGAACTGGCTGCTCGCCCGCATGGGCCGCCGCCAGGTGACCCGGGACGAGGTCGCCGGCATGGTCGGCGACGGCGTGCCCAAGCTGGTCGAACGTGGGCTGTTGGCCACGGGCGGCCTGCCGGATGGCGGGCTCGACGGCCCGACGGCCGAGTTCACCACCCATTACGAAGCCAACGCGGCGACCCTGACACAGCCCTTTCCAGGCGCCGTCGCGGCGCTGACGGCGCTGCGCGACGCGGGTTGCGCGCTTGCCGTCTGCACCAACAAGCCGGCGGGGGCGACGGCGGAGATCCTCAACGCCCTCGATCTGGCGCCGTTCTTCGCGGCGGTCGCCGGCGGCGACACGGTGCCCGGCGTGCGTAAGCCCGACCCCCGGCATCTGATGCATGTGCTGGACCAGTTGGGCGCGGCCCCCGGCGACGCGGTCATGGTCGGCGACAGCCATAACGACGTGAACGTGGCCAAGGCCGCCGGCGTGGCCACGGTGGCGGTCACCTTCGGCTACGCCCATGGTCCCGTCGAGGAATTGGGCGCCGACGTGCTGATCGATCATTTCGATGAACTGGTGCCGGCGTTGGAACGGCTGGCCGGTTAG
- a CDS encoding CaiB/BaiF CoA-transferase family protein, translating into MVHTAASTALDHIKVLDLTRVRSGPTCVRQLADWGADVIKVELPESIEPDGTLGAKRHTADFQNLQRNKRSLTLNLKEEEGRKLFLRLVEGADVVIENFRPDVKDKLGIGYEALKAVNPRIILGSISGFGQDGPYDKRPGFDQIAQGMGGLMSITGEPGRGPMRVGIPIADLTGGLFCAMGVLIAIIEREKSGKGQWVTSSLLQAMAFMLDFQGARYLMEGEVPGQAGNDHPTSIPTGVFPTKDGHINIAAAGERIWARLCDVLGTPEWCEDERFNGPEKRSKNRHALNALIAEKTKDRTSADWVDALNEAGVPTGPIYDMAGMFADEQVKHLGIAEECDTVCFGRTKMMSQPIRMSRTDSKLVVRPPEKGEHTDAILGDLGLSADEIADLRAREII; encoded by the coding sequence ATGGTACATACCGCCGCGTCGACCGCGCTCGACCACATCAAGGTTCTCGACCTGACCCGCGTCCGATCGGGGCCCACCTGCGTCCGTCAGCTCGCGGACTGGGGCGCCGACGTCATCAAGGTCGAATTGCCCGAAAGCATCGAACCCGACGGTACCCTGGGCGCCAAGCGCCACACGGCCGATTTCCAGAACCTGCAGCGCAACAAGCGGTCCCTGACCCTCAACCTCAAGGAAGAGGAAGGGCGCAAGCTGTTCCTCCGCCTGGTCGAGGGCGCCGACGTGGTGATCGAGAACTTCCGCCCCGACGTGAAGGACAAGCTCGGCATCGGCTACGAGGCCCTCAAGGCCGTCAATCCGCGCATCATCCTGGGCTCGATCTCCGGCTTCGGCCAGGACGGCCCCTATGACAAGCGTCCCGGCTTCGATCAGATCGCCCAGGGCATGGGCGGGCTGATGTCGATCACCGGCGAGCCGGGCCGCGGCCCCATGCGCGTCGGCATTCCCATCGCCGACCTGACCGGCGGGCTGTTCTGCGCCATGGGCGTGCTGATCGCGATCATCGAGCGCGAGAAATCCGGCAAGGGCCAGTGGGTGACCTCGTCGCTGTTGCAGGCCATGGCCTTCATGCTCGATTTCCAGGGTGCCCGCTATCTCATGGAGGGCGAGGTGCCCGGCCAGGCCGGCAATGACCATCCGACCTCGATTCCCACGGGCGTGTTCCCGACCAAGGACGGCCATATCAACATCGCCGCCGCAGGGGAACGCATTTGGGCGCGGCTGTGCGACGTGTTGGGCACGCCGGAATGGTGCGAGGACGAGCGCTTCAACGGGCCCGAGAAGCGGTCCAAGAACCGCCATGCCCTGAATGCCCTGATCGCCGAAAAGACCAAGGATCGGACCAGCGCCGATTGGGTCGACGCCTTGAACGAGGCGGGCGTGCCCACGGGCCCGATCTACGACATGGCGGGCATGTTCGCCGACGAACAGGTCAAGCACCTGGGCATCGCGGAGGAATGCGACACGGTCTGCTTCGGCCGCACCAAGATGATGTCGCAGCCGATCCGCATGAGCCGCACCGATTCCAAGCTGGTCGTCCGCCCGCCGGAAAAGGGCGAGCACACGGACGCCATCCTGGGCGATCTGGGGCTCAGCGCCGACGAGATCGCCGACCTCAGGGCGCGCGAAATCATCTGA
- a CDS encoding porin yields MNLKKTLMVGAAGAALFAFAAPVATTAEAGSIKNGNATDLTVYGQVNRNMMFYNDGEETGYRHQDGDNGSTRFGLKASGKVNESVSVGARLEVELQSNDPGSISQTAETAGGGSFSERLANVYFSHKQFGKLTLGQQSEISDGMSDGLDLGYAAGAFAGMDTSLLVGGMLFRNDNTAAALSTTKIRSVFTTLDGGRLDSIQYETPSMSGFRGQVELQPEGAWGVGGLYDGKMGGLQVRGRAFYQNLSGEGGAGGQWQLGASVKHDSGISLTGLYGSADQDTGKDHKVYAATVGYTANMNSLGATGVGVHFEGTSDLAGDGIDGQAFGFGVNQQIKAAGTNIYGNVMWWDVDGTTTALDSIVTFLVGAQVKF; encoded by the coding sequence ATGAACCTCAAAAAGACCCTTATGGTTGGTGCCGCCGGCGCTGCGCTTTTCGCGTTCGCCGCCCCGGTTGCCACCACCGCCGAAGCCGGTTCGATCAAGAACGGCAATGCGACCGACCTTACCGTTTACGGCCAGGTCAACCGCAACATGATGTTCTACAACGACGGTGAAGAAACCGGTTACCGCCATCAGGACGGTGATAACGGCTCCACCCGTTTCGGCCTGAAGGCTTCCGGCAAGGTCAACGAATCCGTTTCCGTCGGCGCCCGCCTGGAAGTGGAATTGCAGTCGAACGACCCGGGTTCCATCAGCCAGACGGCTGAAACCGCTGGCGGCGGCTCCTTCTCCGAGCGTCTGGCCAATGTCTATTTCTCCCACAAGCAGTTCGGTAAGCTGACCCTGGGTCAGCAGTCGGAAATCTCCGACGGCATGTCCGACGGCCTGGACCTCGGCTACGCTGCCGGCGCCTTCGCCGGTATGGACACCTCCCTGCTCGTCGGCGGCATGCTGTTCCGCAACGACAACACGGCGGCTGCTCTGTCCACCACCAAGATTCGCAGCGTGTTCACCACCCTTGACGGTGGCCGTCTCGACTCCATCCAGTACGAAACCCCCTCCATGAGCGGTTTCCGTGGTCAGGTCGAACTGCAGCCCGAAGGTGCTTGGGGCGTTGGTGGTCTGTATGACGGCAAGATGGGCGGTCTCCAGGTTCGCGGTCGTGCCTTCTATCAAAACCTCTCGGGTGAAGGCGGCGCGGGTGGCCAATGGCAGTTGGGCGCTTCCGTGAAGCATGACAGCGGTATCTCCCTGACCGGTCTGTACGGCTCGGCCGATCAGGACACCGGCAAGGACCACAAGGTCTATGCCGCCACCGTCGGCTACACGGCGAACATGAACTCGCTGGGTGCCACCGGTGTTGGTGTCCACTTCGAAGGCACCTCTGATCTCGCCGGTGACGGCATCGACGGTCAGGCCTTCGGCTTCGGCGTCAACCAGCAGATCAAAGCTGCCGGCACGAACATCTACGGCAACGTGATGTGGTGGGACGTCGACGGTACGACGACGGCCCTCGACAGCATCGTGACCTTCCTGGTCGGTGCTCAGGTTAAGTTCTAA
- the glmS gene encoding glutamine--fructose-6-phosphate transaminase (isomerizing) has translation MCGIIGILGRNEAAPILLEGLKRLEYRGYDSAGIATLVNGAIDRRRAEGKLSNLAARLDAEPIAGTVGIGHTRWATHGVPNEANAHPHATDRVAIVHNGIIENYKDLRAELIAKGCDLASDTDTEVIVHLITQEIVDGKSPADATAAVLRRLDGAFALAIIFSGHHDLMIGARRGSPLAVGFGEGEMFLGSDALALAPLTDRIMYLEDGDWVVLSLSGAQVFDGDDAPVERPVRLTELSGAAIGKGGYRHFMLKEIYEQPQVIGDTLQSFINPASRTVTMPGLPFDPAALERLTLVACGTSYFACLTAKYWFEQLARIPVEVDIASEFRYREPPMADNGAAIFISQSGETVDTLAALRYARQAGQSILSIVNQPESAIARESDMVLHTNAGPEIGVASTKAFTTQLTVLACLAIAVARGRGAIDAGTEARLTTALTEVPGRAAEILNHDEQLRDIAQGMAEARDVLYLGRGTSYPIALEGALKLKEISYIHAEGYAAGEMKHGPIALIDDQVPVIVIAPTDALFEKTASNVQEVMARGGRVIVISDEAGAAALADGAEATVALRTVDPFVAPILYAIPVQLLAYHVAVIKGTDVDQPRNLAKSVTVE, from the coding sequence ATGTGCGGCATCATCGGAATCCTCGGCCGGAACGAGGCCGCACCCATCCTGCTGGAAGGGCTGAAGCGCCTTGAATACAGGGGGTATGATTCCGCCGGGATCGCGACCCTGGTCAACGGCGCCATCGACCGCCGGCGGGCCGAAGGCAAGCTGAGCAACTTGGCCGCCCGCCTGGACGCGGAGCCCATCGCCGGCACGGTCGGCATCGGCCACACCCGCTGGGCGACCCATGGCGTGCCCAACGAAGCCAACGCTCATCCGCACGCGACGGACCGGGTCGCCATCGTCCATAACGGCATCATCGAGAATTACAAGGACCTCAGGGCCGAGCTGATCGCCAAGGGCTGTGACCTTGCATCCGACACGGATACGGAAGTCATCGTCCACCTGATCACCCAGGAGATCGTGGACGGCAAGTCCCCTGCCGACGCGACCGCCGCTGTCTTGCGGCGGCTCGACGGCGCCTTTGCCTTGGCCATCATTTTTTCCGGCCACCATGACCTGATGATCGGGGCGCGGCGGGGCAGCCCGCTGGCCGTCGGCTTCGGCGAGGGCGAGATGTTCCTGGGCTCCGACGCCCTGGCCCTCGCCCCCCTCACCGACCGCATCATGTATCTGGAAGACGGCGATTGGGTGGTGTTGAGCCTGTCAGGCGCCCAGGTGTTCGACGGCGACGACGCCCCGGTCGAGCGCCCCGTGCGCCTGACCGAACTGTCCGGCGCCGCCATCGGCAAGGGCGGTTACCGGCACTTCATGCTCAAGGAAATCTACGAGCAGCCCCAGGTCATCGGCGACACCCTGCAAAGCTTCATCAACCCGGCGTCACGCACGGTGACCATGCCCGGCCTGCCGTTCGATCCGGCGGCGCTTGAGCGCCTGACCCTGGTCGCCTGCGGCACCTCCTATTTCGCTTGCCTCACGGCCAAGTACTGGTTCGAACAGCTGGCCCGCATTCCGGTCGAGGTCGATATCGCGTCCGAATTCCGCTACCGTGAGCCGCCCATGGCGGACAACGGGGCCGCGATCTTCATTTCCCAGTCGGGCGAGACGGTCGATACCCTGGCCGCGCTGCGCTATGCACGCCAGGCGGGGCAATCGATCCTGTCCATCGTCAACCAGCCGGAAAGCGCCATCGCCCGGGAATCGGACATGGTCCTGCACACCAATGCCGGGCCCGAAATCGGCGTCGCCTCGACCAAGGCGTTCACCACGCAGCTGACCGTTTTGGCTTGCCTCGCCATCGCCGTCGCGCGCGGGCGCGGCGCCATCGATGCCGGGACCGAGGCACGCCTGACCACGGCCCTGACCGAGGTGCCCGGGCGGGCGGCGGAAATCCTCAACCACGACGAACAGCTACGGGATATCGCCCAAGGCATGGCCGAGGCGCGGGACGTGCTCTACCTGGGGCGCGGCACCAGCTACCCGATCGCCCTCGAAGGGGCGCTGAAGCTGAAGGAAATCTCCTATATCCATGCCGAGGGCTACGCCGCCGGCGAAATGAAGCACGGCCCCATCGCGCTGATCGACGATCAGGTGCCGGTCATCGTCATCGCGCCAACGGATGCCCTGTTCGAAAAGACGGCGTCCAACGTCCAGGAAGTCATGGCGCGGGGCGGGCGGGTGATCGTCATCTCCGACGAGGCGGGGGCAGCCGCCCTGGCCGACGGGGCGGAGGCCACGGTCGCCCTGCGCACCGTCGATCCCTTCGTGGCACCCATTCTCTATGCCATCCCGGTGCAGCTGCTGGCCTATCACGTCGCGGTCATCAAGGGCACGGATGTGGATCAGCCGCGCAACCTGGCGAAAAGCGTGACCGTGGAATAG
- the gor gene encoding glutathione-disulfide reductase encodes MPQYDYDLITIGGGSGGVRASRFAAATYGVKTAVVENLRIGGTCVMRGCVPKKLLVYAGHFAEDFEDAAGYGWDVGPPAFDWPRLIANKNKELDRLEGVYHRLLRDAGVDELTGTGRVIDPHTVEIAGPDGTRTCTAKYILIATGGWPSLPNVPGIEHAITSNEALDLDRLPGSIAIVGGGYIAVEFAGIFNGLGAETHVIIRAENILRGFDPAVRDTLHEEMVKKGVAIHQETIVQSIEKTASGYSLRLNDDEILEVDAVMYATGRAPNTKGLGLAEAGVALTAKGAIKVDDHFKTSVDSIYALGDVIDRVQLTPVALAEGMAVAHTLFGGRPTTVDYANIPTAVFSTPPVGTVGLTEDEARRNHDVVIFQSHFRPMKYTLSGRDERTMMKMIVDRKTDRVLGCHMVGLDAAEMTQALGIALKAGATKAHFDATIGIHPTAAEEWVTMRTPLREAEAAE; translated from the coding sequence ATGCCGCAATACGACTATGACCTGATCACCATCGGCGGGGGCTCCGGCGGGGTCCGCGCCTCGCGCTTCGCCGCCGCGACCTACGGCGTGAAGACCGCCGTGGTCGAAAACCTGCGCATCGGCGGCACCTGCGTCATGCGCGGCTGCGTGCCAAAGAAGCTTCTCGTCTACGCCGGCCATTTCGCCGAGGATTTCGAGGATGCGGCCGGTTACGGCTGGGATGTAGGCCCCCCCGCGTTCGACTGGCCACGGCTGATCGCCAACAAGAACAAGGAGTTGGACCGCCTGGAAGGCGTCTATCACCGCCTGTTGCGCGACGCCGGGGTGGATGAGTTGACCGGCACGGGCCGCGTCATCGACCCCCATACGGTCGAGATCGCCGGCCCCGACGGCACCCGGACCTGCACGGCCAAGTACATCCTGATCGCCACTGGCGGCTGGCCGTCCCTGCCGAATGTTCCCGGCATCGAACACGCCATCACCTCGAACGAGGCGCTCGACCTGGACCGCCTGCCCGGCAGCATCGCGATCGTCGGCGGCGGCTATATCGCCGTGGAATTCGCGGGCATCTTCAACGGCTTGGGCGCCGAGACCCATGTCATTATCCGGGCCGAGAACATCCTGCGCGGGTTCGATCCGGCGGTGCGCGACACCCTGCACGAGGAAATGGTCAAGAAAGGCGTCGCCATCCATCAGGAGACCATCGTCCAATCCATCGAGAAGACGGCATCGGGTTATTCCCTGCGTCTCAACGACGACGAGATCCTAGAGGTCGACGCCGTCATGTACGCCACCGGCCGCGCCCCCAACACCAAGGGCCTGGGTCTGGCCGAAGCCGGCGTCGCCCTGACCGCCAAGGGCGCGATCAAGGTCGACGACCATTTCAAGACCAGCGTCGACAGCATCTATGCGCTCGGCGACGTCATCGACCGGGTGCAGCTGACGCCGGTGGCCCTGGCCGAAGGCATGGCCGTGGCCCATACCCTGTTCGGCGGCAGGCCGACCACGGTCGACTACGCCAATATCCCGACCGCCGTGTTCTCGACCCCGCCCGTGGGCACCGTGGGCCTGACCGAGGACGAGGCCCGCAGGAACCACGACGTGGTCATCTTCCAGTCCCATTTCCGGCCCATGAAATACACCCTATCGGGCCGCGATGAGCGGACCATGATGAAGATGATCGTGGACAGGAAGACGGACCGTGTTCTGGGCTGTCACATGGTCGGCCTGGATGCGGCCGAGATGACCCAGGCGCTCGGCATCGCGCTCAAGGCCGGCGCGACCAAGGCGCATTTCGACGCCACCATCGGCATCCATCCGACGGCGGCCGAGGAATGGGTGACCATGCGCACGCCCCTGCGCGAGGCGGAAGCCGCCGAGTAG
- a CDS encoding MFS transporter, translating to MVAILIPVAALFLSFGILLAGNGLQGTLLPVRAGIEGFSPFAIGVMGAAFYMGYILSCFFAPRVVARVGHIRSFTVFGTVASAAQLMHVVWVDPVSWWGLRFITGACLCGLYMVMESWINERAGKEHRGRILSFYQIVNLGAVTVGQVLLNLYDPAGFELFVVASVLVSIALVPVALTRTTAPQPLQQVRIRIPRVYAISPVGVIACLTVGLVNGAVWTIVPLFAQSALTSVAELSLFMSLLIIGGAVFQWPLGRWSDLIDRRWVIIVICVGGGISALALMAFGDLSRAAMYAFAFVYGGFTFALYAIAIAHANDQAEPEDFVEIASTLILVFSVGAVVGPMLASAVVEVAGPNSFFAYSAAIHFLTAGFAFYRMQRRAGVLPENKEDFVHVPRASPEVITIDPRGLDADPGDEGEGEANKGG from the coding sequence ATGGTCGCCATTCTGATCCCCGTCGCCGCCCTGTTCCTCAGTTTCGGCATCCTGCTGGCCGGCAACGGGCTTCAGGGCACCCTGCTGCCCGTGCGCGCGGGCATCGAGGGCTTTTCCCCCTTCGCCATCGGCGTCATGGGGGCTGCCTTCTACATGGGCTACATCCTGTCCTGCTTCTTCGCTCCCCGCGTCGTCGCGCGGGTCGGGCACATTCGCTCCTTCACCGTGTTCGGCACGGTCGCCTCGGCGGCGCAGCTCATGCACGTCGTTTGGGTCGATCCGGTCTCCTGGTGGGGGTTGCGCTTCATCACCGGGGCCTGTCTGTGCGGGCTCTACATGGTCATGGAAAGCTGGATCAACGAGCGTGCCGGCAAGGAACACCGCGGGCGCATCCTGTCCTTCTATCAGATCGTCAACCTGGGGGCCGTGACCGTCGGCCAGGTTCTGCTGAACCTGTACGACCCCGCCGGGTTCGAGCTGTTCGTGGTCGCCTCCGTGCTGGTCTCCATCGCCCTGGTGCCGGTGGCGCTGACGCGCACCACGGCGCCGCAGCCGTTGCAGCAGGTGCGCATCCGCATCCCTCGCGTCTATGCTATTTCCCCCGTCGGCGTGATCGCCTGCCTGACCGTCGGGCTGGTCAACGGCGCGGTATGGACCATTGTACCCCTGTTCGCGCAAAGCGCCCTGACGTCGGTCGCGGAACTGTCCCTGTTCATGAGCCTGCTGATCATCGGCGGCGCGGTCTTCCAATGGCCGCTCGGGCGGTGGTCGGATCTGATCGACCGGCGCTGGGTGATCATCGTGATCTGCGTCGGCGGCGGTATCAGCGCCCTCGCCTTGATGGCGTTCGGCGATCTGTCGCGCGCGGCCATGTACGCGTTCGCCTTCGTTTACGGCGGTTTTACCTTCGCTCTTTATGCCATCGCCATTGCCCATGCCAACGACCAGGCCGAACCCGAGGACTTTGTCGAAATCGCCTCGACCCTGATCCTGGTGTTTTCCGTCGGCGCCGTCGTCGGGCCGATGCTGGCATCGGCGGTGGTCGAGGTAGCGGGTCCCAATTCCTTCTTCGCCTATTCGGCGGCGATCCATTTCCTGACCGCCGGCTTCGCCTTCTATCGGATGCAGCGCCGCGCCGGCGTCTTGCCCGAGAACAAGGAGGATTTCGTGCATGTGCCCCGCGCCTCGCCCGAAGTCATCACCATCGATCCCCGCGGGCTGGACGCGGACCCGGGTGACGAGGGCGAGGGGGAAGCCAACAAGGGCGGCTGA
- the glmU gene encoding bifunctional UDP-N-acetylglucosamine diphosphorylase/glucosamine-1-phosphate N-acetyltransferase GlmU has product MQADEKFTTTAVVLAAGLGTRMKSDLAKVLHPVAGRPMIGHVLATLNAATVEQAVVVVGDGMDGLAAAVAPHPTAVQVDRLGTAHAVLAARDFIKAHPADDLLVVFGDTPLITPETLGAMLAARRSPARPGVVVLGFEPTDPTPYGRLIRDGDGALASIVEAKDATPDQLAVTLCNSGVMVIDGARALGWLERIGNANAKGEYYLTDIVAIARADGAAAAVVIGDADEVMGVNSRADLAEAEAVAQRRLRARAMAGGATLIDPQTVYLSWDTALGRDVVIGPNVFFGPNVSIADNVEIRAFCYIEGAKVGTGAVIGPFARLRPGADLGTGVHIGNFVEIKAATLGAGSKANHLSYVGDSTVGAGVNIGAGTITCNYDGHVKSQTVIGDGAFIGSNTALVAPVTVGAGAIVGAGSAISKNVAAGALAVTRAEQKEVKGWADRFNAKGRKAKQDAKKEG; this is encoded by the coding sequence ATGCAAGCAGACGAAAAATTCACGACAACCGCCGTGGTCCTGGCCGCCGGGCTGGGTACGCGCATGAAATCGGATTTGGCGAAGGTGCTGCACCCTGTCGCGGGCCGGCCGATGATCGGCCATGTCCTGGCCACCCTGAACGCGGCGACGGTCGAGCAGGCCGTGGTCGTCGTCGGCGACGGCATGGACGGTCTCGCCGCGGCCGTGGCACCCCATCCGACGGCGGTGCAGGTGGATCGCCTCGGCACCGCCCATGCGGTGCTGGCGGCGCGCGACTTCATCAAAGCTCATCCCGCCGATGACCTTTTGGTCGTGTTCGGCGACACGCCGCTGATCACGCCCGAAACGCTCGGCGCCATGCTGGCGGCCCGCCGGTCCCCGGCGCGCCCCGGCGTGGTCGTGCTCGGCTTCGAGCCCACCGACCCCACCCCCTACGGCCGCCTGATCCGGGACGGCGACGGCGCCCTGGCATCCATCGTCGAAGCCAAGGACGCGACGCCGGACCAGCTTGCCGTCACGCTCTGCAATTCCGGGGTCATGGTCATCGACGGCGCCCGCGCGCTCGGCTGGCTCGAGCGGATCGGCAACGCCAACGCCAAGGGCGAATACTATCTGACCGACATCGTCGCCATCGCCCGCGCCGACGGGGCCGCGGCCGCCGTTGTCATCGGCGACGCGGACGAGGTCATGGGCGTCAATTCCCGCGCCGACCTGGCCGAAGCCGAGGCCGTCGCGCAACGTCGCCTGCGCGCCCGCGCCATGGCGGGCGGCGCCACCCTGATCGATCCGCAAACCGTCTATCTGTCGTGGGACACCGCGCTCGGCCGGGACGTCGTGATCGGGCCCAACGTATTTTTCGGACCGAATGTGTCCATCGCCGACAATGTGGAGATTCGGGCATTTTGCTATATCGAGGGAGCCAAGGTCGGAACGGGTGCGGTGATCGGGCCGTTCGCCCGCCTGCGCCCCGGGGCCGATCTGGGCACCGGCGTTCATATCGGAAATTTCGTCGAGATCAAGGCCGCGACCCTGGGTGCCGGCAGCAAGGCAAACCACCTATCCTATGTGGGGGACAGCACGGTCGGCGCGGGTGTGAACATCGGCGCCGGCACCATCACCTGCAATTACGACGGCCATGTGAAGTCCCAGACGGTGATCGGTGACGGCGCCTTCATCGGCTCCAACACGGCTCTGGTCGCCCCCGTGACCGTGGGTGCCGGGGCCATCGTCGGTGCCGGCAGCGCGATTTCCAAGAACGTCGCGGCGGGGGCGCTCGCCGTGACCCGGGCCGAGCAGAAGGAAGTGAAGGGCTGGGCCGACCGCTTCAACGCGAAGGGACGCAAGGCCAAACAAGACGCGAAGAAAGAGGGCTAG
- a CDS encoding tetratricopeptide repeat protein, whose protein sequence is MKPKTADDIARLMTRAGQAFRAGNLTRAGKDAEDVLKAVPDHGEALYCLGLVRHNQGKTMQAITLLRRALAAHPGFAPCAVTLSKMLLETGDGDGALRVLSDALAQNPGDANLAFELGRTRIMLGDPAGGAEDLGRAAELAPEAPPVYGSLGIAYQLMGDGESARAAYETAIELGSRDPEDYFNLGTVHMNARKYGDAIALFTRAAEMNPNHQRAFANIGLLHGRSADYAKAIAPLERAVALNPDDGQSVGELIYAYGAEGRATEASALAERFLKAHPEAIDLHGQMAFVWMRAGEAERALAAADRALAAGSFPTPSLAMKSAALNDLGRADEAAKLLDFSLITTRVHTAPAGYHSMASFNKDLVAYLLNHPSLTYSRVNRSVEHGRGTLELFDGTEHGPALELKKMILAMAGDFMAAHPKDPDHPFLAATPRAFDVNCWGTVYDREGRQLVHFHPPAWLSGVYYPALPASMKDAAKGRTNNIEGWIEFGRAFHLIGDRREPAVHLVRPEEGMMVLFPSYFGHQTIPVTSSDEKRISIAFDLCPAGG, encoded by the coding sequence TTGAAACCGAAGACCGCAGACGACATCGCTCGCCTGATGACGCGCGCCGGCCAGGCGTTCCGCGCCGGCAACCTGACGCGCGCGGGCAAGGATGCGGAAGACGTGCTGAAGGCCGTGCCCGACCACGGGGAAGCGCTCTATTGCCTGGGGTTGGTGCGCCACAACCAGGGCAAGACGATGCAGGCAATTACCCTGCTGCGCCGGGCTCTGGCCGCTCATCCGGGCTTTGCCCCCTGCGCCGTGACGTTGTCGAAGATGCTGCTGGAGACCGGCGACGGCGATGGCGCCCTGCGGGTGTTGAGCGACGCGCTGGCCCAAAACCCCGGCGATGCCAACCTGGCCTTCGAGCTGGGCCGCACGCGGATCATGCTGGGCGATCCCGCCGGCGGGGCGGAGGACCTGGGCCGGGCCGCCGAACTGGCGCCGGAGGCGCCGCCGGTCTACGGCTCGCTCGGCATTGCGTATCAGTTGATGGGCGACGGCGAGAGCGCCAGGGCGGCCTACGAGACGGCGATCGAGCTGGGCAGCCGCGACCCTGAGGATTATTTCAACCTGGGCACCGTCCATATGAACGCCCGCAAATACGGCGACGCCATCGCCCTGTTCACCCGCGCCGCCGAGATGAACCCGAATCACCAGCGCGCCTTCGCCAACATCGGCCTGCTGCACGGGCGCTCGGCAGATTACGCCAAGGCCATCGCCCCCCTGGAACGCGCGGTGGCGCTGAACCCGGACGACGGCCAATCGGTGGGTGAGCTGATCTATGCCTACGGCGCCGAGGGGCGGGCGACGGAGGCATCGGCTCTTGCCGAGCGGTTCCTCAAGGCCCATCCCGAGGCGATCGACCTGCACGGCCAGATGGCCTTCGTGTGGATGCGCGCGGGTGAGGCGGAGCGCGCCCTAGCCGCCGCCGACCGGGCGCTTGCCGCGGGCTCCTTCCCAACGCCGTCCCTGGCCATGAAGTCGGCGGCGCTGAACGACCTGGGCCGCGCGGACGAGGCCGCCAAGCTGCTCGACTTCAGCCTGATCACGACCCGGGTCCATACGGCGCCCGCCGGCTATCATTCCATGGCGTCCTTCAACAAGGACCTAGTGGCCTACCTTCTGAACCATCCCAGCCTGACCTATTCCCGGGTCAACCGCTCCGTCGAGCACGGCCGCGGCACGCTGGAACTGTTCGACGGCACGGAACACGGCCCGGCCCTGGAGTTGAAGAAGATGATCCTGGCCATGGCCGGAGATTTCATGGCCGCCCATCCGAAGGACCCGGACCATCCCTTCCTGGCCGCCACGCCCCGGGCCTTCGATGTCAACTGCTGGGGCACGGTGTATGACCGCGAAGGCCGCCAGCTGGTGCATTTCCACCCGCCGGCCTGGCTGTCGGGCGTGTACTATCCGGCCCTGCCGGCGTCCATGAAGGACGCGGCCAAGGGGCGCACCAACAACATCGAGGGCTGGATCGAATTCGGCCGCGCCTTTCACCTGATCGGTGACCGGCGCGAACCGGCGGTGCATCTGGTGCGGCCCGAGGAGGGGATGATGGTCCTGTTCCCGTCCTACTTCGGGCACCAGACCATCCCGGTCACGTCGAGCGACGAAAAGCGCATATCCATCGCCTTCGACCTCTGCCCCGCCGGAGGCTGA